The following are encoded in a window of Salmo trutta chromosome 27, fSalTru1.1, whole genome shotgun sequence genomic DNA:
- the gstt1a gene encoding glutathione S-transferase theta-1a, protein MPLELYLDLHSQPCRSVFIFAKKTNIPFDFKFVDLATGQQYGEDFGKISVVRKVPVMRDGDFILTESVAILKYLAEKFGTSDSDHWYPADLQKRARVNEYLSWQHAAMRAHGSKVFWFRAIVPIITGSDVPKEKMDSAMEDLTLSLKVFEEKFLDNRPFIIGEKISLADLVAIVEIMQPVGTGLDLFENRPTLSAWRDRVKKELGEALFDEAHKTIMDVASLPQTFENNGMLEFLKPKIQKMFN, encoded by the exons ATGCCGTTGGAATTGTATCTTGATCTGCACTCTCAGCCATGTCGCTCTGTGTTCATTTTTGCAAAGAAAACAAACATTCCGTTTGATTTCAAGTTTGTCGATCTGGCTACAG GCCAGCAGTATGGGGAAGACTTCGGTAAGATCAGTGTGGTGAGAAAGGTTCCGGTCATGAGAGATGGAGACTTCATTCTTACAGAGAG TGTTGCCATCCTGAAGTACCTGGCTGAAAAATTTGGCACCTCAGATTCAGACCACTGGTACCCAGCAGACCTGCAAAAGCGAGCCCGGGTCAACGAGTACCTGTCCTGGCAACACGCAGCCATGCGAGCCCATGGCTCAAAGGTGTTCTGGTTCAGG gCAATAGTTCCCATCATAACTGGTTCAGACGTCCCTAAGGAGAAAATGGACTCCGCTATGGAGGACCTGACACTGTCTCTGAAGGTGTTTGAGGAGAAGTTCCTGGACAACAGACCCTTCATCATTGGGGAAAAGATCTCACTAGCAGACCTGGTGGCAATAGTAGAGATCATGCAG CCAGTTGGCACTGGTCTGGATTTGTTTGAGAACAGGCCCACTCTCAGTGCCTGGAGAGACAGGGTAAAAAAGGAGCTTGGCGAGGCTCTCTTTGACGAAGCTCACAAGACCATCATGGATGTGGCCAGCCTGCCTCAAACCTTTGAGAACAATGGAATGCTGGAATTTCTCAAGCCAAAGATACAGAAGATGTTCAACTAA
- the LOC115164676 gene encoding P2X purinoceptor 4-like isoform X2, translating to MELKPLQADVHVITDPHREEKNQYESEERDSLSQTISKMPCKRLNICEYETHKLVRIQSVRLGSLKWTFNGVILMFICIVMFWNKEYQEHDYVVSSVTAKVKGVAMTSLPDVGDIVWDVVDYSGPSQGKNSFFVVTNVIVTKNQRQGKCPEVPPYGKVCWTDKDCVKGFWDQNSHGVQTGACVKFDVTQKTCEVSTWCPIETKKKPPKPALLASAENFTVLIKNNIRFPNFNFIRRNILPEMTDSYLKHCQFNRRTDPWCPIFRLGDIVLEARENFSEMAVEGGVIGIQIKWDCNLDGFLRNCLPKYSFRRLDEKESNRTLYPGLNFRFARYQTEKGVGERTLFKAFGIRFDVMVFGKAGKFSIIQLIIYIGSTLSYYALCILCVSFVDENHIRVVKRSHRKSLQQVKPMSVHPFKDDIRHLSAMAGVLQKGHIIDKQPQALSRPSRPAWCLCGCCLPSTPPQEQLCCRMSRGRCITTSSLFEQLVLSRPLLEAVLLYREPLCELTEGEQWTTALRHCAYIQYITWRIGAPPRESLPVIPSCSVWRIREEYSSQDGEYTGMRPSRTTSPQSSPNT from the exons ATGGAACTGAAACCGCTCCAAGCAGATGTACATGTGATCACTGACCCACACAGGGAGGAGAAGAACCAGTATGAGTCAGAAGAAAGAGATTCACTCTCTCAGACAATATCCAAAATGCCTTGTAAACGGCTAAATATATGTGAGTATGAAACACATAAACTGGTCCGAATACAAAGTGTAAGGCTGGGATCACTGAAATGGACATTTAACGGAGTCATACTGATGTTCATCTG CATTGTAATGTTCTGGAACAAGGAGTACCAAGAACACGACTATGTGGTCAGCTCTGTTACTGCTAAGGTCAAGGGAGTGGCCATGACCAGCTTGCCAGATGTTGGTGATATAGTGTGGGATGTTGTAGATTACAGTGGGCcatcacag GGAAAGAATTCATTTTTCGTGGTGACCAATGTCATTGTTACAAAAAATCAAAGGCAAGGAAAATGCCCTGAG GTCCCTCCTTACGGAAAAGTGTGTTGGACAGACAAGGACTGCGTGAAGGGGTTCTGGGATCAGAACAGCCACG GGGTTCAGACAGGTGCATGTGTGAAGTTTGATGTAACACAGAAAACATGTGAGGTGTCTACATGGTGCCCCATAGAGACCAAGAAAAAGCCCCCCAA GCCTGCTCTCTTGGCATCAGCTGAGAACTTCACAGTCCTCATCAAGAACAACATCAGATTCCCAAACTTTAACTTTATTAG AAGGAACATCCTCCCTGAGATGACGGACAGCTACCTGAAGCACTGCCAATTTAACAGGCGTACAGACCCCTGGTGCCCCATCTTCCGCCTCGGGGACATTGTGTTGGAGGCCAGAGAGAACTTCTCAGAGATGGCAGTTGAG GGTGGCGTCATTGGGATTCAAATTAAGTGGGATTGTAATCTGGACGGGTTCTTGCGGAACTGTCTGCCCAAATACTCCTTCCGCCGGCTGGATGAGAAGGAGAGCAACAGAACTCTGTACCCTGGTCTCAACTTCAG GTTTGCCAGATATCAGACAGAGAAAGGTGTTGGGGAGAGAACCCTGTTTAAAGCGTTTGGGATCAGGTTTGATGTCATGGTGTTTGGAAAG GCAGGAAAATTCAGCATAATCCAACTGATCATCTACATTGGATCAACTCTATCCTATTATGCACTG TGCATTCTCTGTGTCTCGTTTGTGGACGAGAACCATATAAGAGTGGTGAAAAGATCACATAGGAAAAGTTTACAACAAGTGAAGCCCATGTCCGTTCACCCATTCAAG GACGACATAAGGCACCTGAGTGCCATGGCTGGTGTATTGCAGAAAGGGCACATCATCGACAAGCAGCCCCAGGCTCTCTCTCGGCCCAGCCGTCCAGCCTGGTGTCTGTGTGGCTGctgcctcccctccacccctccccaggAGCAGCTGTGCTGCAGGATGAGCAGAGGTCGCTGCATCACCACCTCTTCCCTGTTTGAACAGCTGGTGCTGAGTCGGCCCTTGCTGGAGGCAGTGTTGCTGTACAGAGAACCCCTTTGTGAGCTGACCGAGGGGGAGCAGTGGACCACCGCCCTGCGTCACTGCGCCTACATTCAGTATATCACCTGGAGAATTGGGGCCCCACCCAGAGAAAGCCTCCCTGTCATACCCAGTTGTAGTGTGTGGAGAATCAGAGAGGAATACTCCAGCCAAGATGGAGAGTACACTGGCATGAGACCCAGCAGAACTACTTCTCCCCAGTCCAGCCCTAACACATAG
- the LOC115164675 gene encoding small nuclear ribonucleoprotein Sm D3, with product MSIGVPIKVLHEAEGHIVTCETNTGEVYRGKLIEAEDNMNCQMANITVTHRDGRVAQLEQVYIRGSKIRFLILPDMLKNAPMLKSMKNKNQGAGAGRGKAAILKAQVAARGRGRGGMGRGNMFPKRR from the exons ATGTCCATTGGAGTGCCAATCAAAGTCCTTCATGAAGCTGAGGGCCACATCGTTACCTGCGAGACCAACACCGGGGAGGTGTACCGGGGGAAACTCATTGAAGCTGAGGACAACATGAACTGCCAG ATGGCCAACATCACAGTGACTCACAGAGATGGCCGTGTAGCCCAGCTGGAGCAGGTGTACATCCGAGGCAGCAAGATCCGATTCCTTATTCTACCAGACATGCTGAAGAACGCACCAATGCTAAAGAGTATGAAGAACAAGAACCAGGGAGCTGGAGCTGGGAGAGGCAAAGCTGCCATTCTCAAAGCACAAG TGGCTGCTAGGGGTCGAGGACGTGGAGGGATGGGAAGAGGAAATATGTTCCCGAAAAGACGAtaa
- the LOC115164674 gene encoding protein GUCD1 — MSDDAVLLNVPVIRQLYHWDCGLACSRMVLKYLHPVSDEEFQGACWELKLTQSVWTIDLAYLMCQLRVRHRFCTQTLGVDKGFRNQSFYKKHFDTEEDRVNELFLKAESKGVVVNKCSVTIQEIQEHIDQGHVAIVLVNAVVLVCELCSSPVKYCCFLPVGQKCFCRKPEYQGHFVVVCGFNRSTGCIFYNNPAYSDRVCCTSISNFEEARMSYGTDEDILFIFKES, encoded by the exons ATGTCAG ATGATGCTGTCCTGCTGAATGTACCTGTCATTCGGCAGCTGTACCATTGGGACTGTGGATTAGCCTGCTCCAGAATGGTTTTGAA GTACCTCCACCCTGTGAGTGATGAGGAGTTTCAGGGTGCTTGCTGGGAGTTGAAGCTGACGCAGAGCGTCTGGACAATTGACTTGGCTTACCTCATGTGCCAGCTGAGGGTCCGGCACCGCTTCTGCACTCAGACACTGGGTGTTGACAAGGGCTTCAGGAATCAG TCCTTCTACAAGAAGCATTTTGACACTGAGGAAGACCGAGTCAACGAACTCTTCCTAAAGGCTGAAAGCAAGGGTGTGGTGGTGAATAAATG CTCTGTGACAATTCAGGAAATCCAGGAACATATTGACCAGGGCCATGTGGCCATAGTGCTGGTCAACGCTGTGGTTCTGGTGTGTGAACTCTGCTCTTCGCCTGTCAAGTACTGCTGTTTCCTGCCTGTGGGCCAGAAGTGCTTCTGCAGGAAGCCAGAATACCAGGGTCATTTTGTGGTGGTGTGCGGCTTCAACCGGAGCACTGGCTGCATCTTCTACAACAATCCTGCCTACTCAGACC GTGTGTGTTGCACCAGCATTAGTAACTTTGAAGAGGCTCGAATGAGCTACGGGACAGATGAGGATATTCTTTTCATCTTCAAGGAGAGCTGA
- the LOC115164676 gene encoding P2X purinoceptor 4-like isoform X1, with protein sequence MELKPLQADVHVITDPHREEKNQYESEERDSLSQTISKMPCKRLNICEYETHKLVRIQSVRLGSLKWTFNGVILMFICIVMFWNKEYQEHDYVVSSVTAKVKGVAMTSLPDVGDIVWDVVDYSGPSQGKNSFFVVTNVIVTKNQRQGKCPEVPPYGKVCWTDKDCVKGFWDQNSHGVQTGACVKFDVTQKTCEVSTWCPIETKKKPPKPALLASAENFTVLIKNNIRFPNFNFIRRNILPEMTDSYLKHCQFNRRTDPWCPIFRLGDIVLEARENFSEMAVEGGVIGIQIKWDCNLDGFLRNCLPKYSFRRLDEKESNRTLYPGLNFRFARYQTEKGVGERTLFKAFGIRFDVMVFGKAGKFSIIQLIIYIGSTLSYYALTTLFIDWLIGTSCFSKEARQNYSEKKVESVQDRQQCILCVSFVDENHIRVVKRSHRKSLQQVKPMSVHPFKDDIRHLSAMAGVLQKGHIIDKQPQALSRPSRPAWCLCGCCLPSTPPQEQLCCRMSRGRCITTSSLFEQLVLSRPLLEAVLLYREPLCELTEGEQWTTALRHCAYIQYITWRIGAPPRESLPVIPSCSVWRIREEYSSQDGEYTGMRPSRTTSPQSSPNT encoded by the exons ATGGAACTGAAACCGCTCCAAGCAGATGTACATGTGATCACTGACCCACACAGGGAGGAGAAGAACCAGTATGAGTCAGAAGAAAGAGATTCACTCTCTCAGACAATATCCAAAATGCCTTGTAAACGGCTAAATATATGTGAGTATGAAACACATAAACTGGTCCGAATACAAAGTGTAAGGCTGGGATCACTGAAATGGACATTTAACGGAGTCATACTGATGTTCATCTG CATTGTAATGTTCTGGAACAAGGAGTACCAAGAACACGACTATGTGGTCAGCTCTGTTACTGCTAAGGTCAAGGGAGTGGCCATGACCAGCTTGCCAGATGTTGGTGATATAGTGTGGGATGTTGTAGATTACAGTGGGCcatcacag GGAAAGAATTCATTTTTCGTGGTGACCAATGTCATTGTTACAAAAAATCAAAGGCAAGGAAAATGCCCTGAG GTCCCTCCTTACGGAAAAGTGTGTTGGACAGACAAGGACTGCGTGAAGGGGTTCTGGGATCAGAACAGCCACG GGGTTCAGACAGGTGCATGTGTGAAGTTTGATGTAACACAGAAAACATGTGAGGTGTCTACATGGTGCCCCATAGAGACCAAGAAAAAGCCCCCCAA GCCTGCTCTCTTGGCATCAGCTGAGAACTTCACAGTCCTCATCAAGAACAACATCAGATTCCCAAACTTTAACTTTATTAG AAGGAACATCCTCCCTGAGATGACGGACAGCTACCTGAAGCACTGCCAATTTAACAGGCGTACAGACCCCTGGTGCCCCATCTTCCGCCTCGGGGACATTGTGTTGGAGGCCAGAGAGAACTTCTCAGAGATGGCAGTTGAG GGTGGCGTCATTGGGATTCAAATTAAGTGGGATTGTAATCTGGACGGGTTCTTGCGGAACTGTCTGCCCAAATACTCCTTCCGCCGGCTGGATGAGAAGGAGAGCAACAGAACTCTGTACCCTGGTCTCAACTTCAG GTTTGCCAGATATCAGACAGAGAAAGGTGTTGGGGAGAGAACCCTGTTTAAAGCGTTTGGGATCAGGTTTGATGTCATGGTGTTTGGAAAG GCAGGAAAATTCAGCATAATCCAACTGATCATCTACATTGGATCAACTCTATCCTATTATGCACTG ACCACTTTATTCATTGACTGGCTCATTGGGACCAGCTGCTTCTCTAAAGAAGCCAGACAGAACTACTCAGAGAAAAAGGTTGAATCTGTTCAGGACAGACAACAG TGCATTCTCTGTGTCTCGTTTGTGGACGAGAACCATATAAGAGTGGTGAAAAGATCACATAGGAAAAGTTTACAACAAGTGAAGCCCATGTCCGTTCACCCATTCAAG GACGACATAAGGCACCTGAGTGCCATGGCTGGTGTATTGCAGAAAGGGCACATCATCGACAAGCAGCCCCAGGCTCTCTCTCGGCCCAGCCGTCCAGCCTGGTGTCTGTGTGGCTGctgcctcccctccacccctccccaggAGCAGCTGTGCTGCAGGATGAGCAGAGGTCGCTGCATCACCACCTCTTCCCTGTTTGAACAGCTGGTGCTGAGTCGGCCCTTGCTGGAGGCAGTGTTGCTGTACAGAGAACCCCTTTGTGAGCTGACCGAGGGGGAGCAGTGGACCACCGCCCTGCGTCACTGCGCCTACATTCAGTATATCACCTGGAGAATTGGGGCCCCACCCAGAGAAAGCCTCCCTGTCATACCCAGTTGTAGTGTGTGGAGAATCAGAGAGGAATACTCCAGCCAAGATGGAGAGTACACTGGCATGAGACCCAGCAGAACTACTTCTCCCCAGTCCAGCCCTAACACATAG
- the LOC115164077 gene encoding taste receptor type 2 member 40-like, with the protein MGFGQHEVQLYGIAVLVIIGVLWNTFNLITTVFQQWKAGGVQTVGLIISTISLGNVFLHLSTFGIVVTTWRGVLCWDDLPMFFCAMLYVWLSSSCLSFWSIAWLSVLYCVKVVNFTSELFAKIKTNISPIINVALAVTFLNSCVMFSPFFSLNYRNESYVTPVTKNTTCVIKTPLFPTWINVNLYVLVFICYLAPLPVMVMVPSSIRLVVHLCKHTLEMRKNKTDVQSADSYLLVCKLTVALVGVYITTLTTISLFYLSKLYGSDISINSLLLGYSFYCIASGVLLTISNKNLREKLLALFYSTKASNASSKSLSGETGAA; encoded by the coding sequence ATGGGTTTTGGACAACATGAAGTCCAGCTGTATGGTATAGCTGTCCTGGTCATTATTGGAGTGCTATGGAACACCTTCAACTTGATAACAACCGTGTTCCAGCAGTGGAAGGCTGGTGGTGTCCAGACTGTGGGACTGATCATCTCCACTATCTCCCTGGGCAATGTTTTCCTGCACCTCTCCACCTTTGGCATCGTAGTCACTACATGGCGTGGGGTGTTGTGTTGGGATGATCTACCCATGTTCTTCTGTGCCATGTTGTATGTGTGGCTGAGCAGCAGCTGTTTGAGCTTCTGGTCCATCGCCTGGCTGAGTGTCCTCTATTGTGTGAAGGTGGTCAACTTCACCTCTGAGCTGTTCGCTAAGATCAAGACAAACATCTCACCGATCATCAACGTGGCTCTTGCAGTGACCTTCCTGAACTCCTGTGTGATGTTTTCCCCCTTCTTCTCCCTTAATTACCGTAACGAGTCATACGTAACACCTGTGACAAAGAACACCACCTGCGTGATTAAGACACCTCTATTCCCCACTTGGATCAACGTGAACCTTTATGTACTAGTCTTCATCTGCTACCTGGCTCCgttacctgtgatggtgatgGTTCCCTCCTCCATCAGACTGGTGGTCCATCTCTGCAAACACACGCTGGAGATGAGAAAGAACAAGACCGATGTTCAGAGTGCTGATTCCTACCTGCTGGTGTGCAAGCTTACTGTGGCCCTGGTGGGCGTCTACATAACCACTCTGACCACCATCTCCCTGTTCTATCTCTCTAAACTATATGGCTCTGACATTAGCATTAACTCACTCCTGCTGGGTTACTCCTTCTATTGCATAGCATCAGGCGTTCTCTTGACTATCTCCAATAAGAACCTGAGGGAGAAACTCTTGGCTCTTTTCTACAGTACCAAGGCATCAAATGCATCAAGCAAAAGCCTGAGTGGAGAAACTGGGGCAGCTTGA